A portion of the Lolium rigidum isolate FL_2022 chromosome 1, APGP_CSIRO_Lrig_0.1, whole genome shotgun sequence genome contains these proteins:
- the LOC124667370 gene encoding ergosterol biosynthetic protein 28-like has translation MGVALRKVAALPALGWWLLVVGAVRLGFAWSGFFDARAVRAGGYSNTHVTDVHGRTVGAWTLLSCTLCFMSAFNLDNAPLCAATLLSFVYAYGYFAVEYLVYGTTTAASLGTLGIFAVPSMIWMVIHWRHLLRQRAAKQS, from the exons ATGGGCGTGGCGTTGAGGAAGGTCGCCGCTCTACCAGCGCTGGGGTGGTGGCTCCTGGTGGTCGGCGCCGTACGCCTCGGCTTTGCCtggtccggcttcttcgacgcgcGGGCTGTCCGCGCCGGCGGCTACTCCAACACCCACG TGACTGATGTGCACGGCCGCACCGTCGGGGCGTGGACGCTCCTGTCGTGCACGCTCTGCTTCATGTCCGCCTTCAACCTCGACAACGCGCCGCTCTGCGCGGCGACTCTTCTGTCCTTCGTCTACGCCTATGGCTACTTCGCCGTGGAATACCTCGTCTACGGCACCACCACCGCGGCGAGCCTCGGCACCCTCGGCATCTTCGCAG TCCCGTCGATGATCTGGATGGTGATCCATTGGAGGCACCTTCTTCGCCAACGCGCTGCCAAGCAGTCATGA